A part of Pectinatus sottacetonis genomic DNA contains:
- a CDS encoding TetR/AcrR family transcriptional regulator, with the protein MARKSTTAMEKTKQCLLENGLFLLQKRGYNATGIQEIATLSNIPKGSFYNYFPSKEAFGVAVIHYYAKITTNLWRELLATPVNVDNPCETLSSSFLAITQKYYCTEIKKGCLLGTLSAELSEASEECRTALKEAIEQFKIILIDCLNTAQQKNKIRRDIPAENLADLIWDCWQGSMLNMRVKKSIVPVQQNLNIIFKYLLCP; encoded by the coding sequence ATGGCACGCAAATCAACTACCGCTATGGAAAAAACAAAACAATGCCTATTAGAAAATGGACTTTTTTTACTACAAAAAAGAGGTTATAATGCTACTGGAATTCAGGAAATAGCAACTCTTTCCAATATTCCCAAGGGATCATTTTATAACTATTTTCCCAGTAAAGAAGCTTTTGGAGTTGCTGTTATTCATTACTATGCAAAAATAACTACAAATTTATGGCGTGAACTTTTAGCTACTCCTGTAAATGTTGATAATCCTTGCGAAACTCTCAGTTCTTCCTTTTTGGCTATAACACAGAAATATTACTGCACAGAAATAAAAAAAGGCTGCCTGCTAGGAACTTTGTCTGCTGAGCTTAGTGAAGCCAGCGAAGAATGCAGAACAGCATTAAAAGAAGCAATTGAACAATTCAAAATTATTTTAATTGACTGCTTAAATACAGCACAGCAAAAGAACAAAATCCGTAGGGATATTCCTGCGGAAAATTTAGCTGATCTGATATGGGATTGCTGGCAAGGCAGCATGCTTAACATGCGCGTCAAAAAATCCATTGTTCCGGTACAGCAAAACTTGAACATCATTTTTAAATATCTGCTCTGTCCTTGA
- a CDS encoding type 1 glutamine amidotransferase domain-containing protein encodes MNTKKILIIVTNVDAIDKNHPTGVWLEEFSIPYNKFLRANYDMTIASPIGGKAPVDPLSIPEKLPKEWQPALDILNDTKPLADIPYENFDAVIIPGGHGPMLDLAKNTLVAKIILYFASNNKLIASICHGAAALTAAVDKNNRSILVDRNITGFTNEEESFTKLDKILPFSLEDKLKQLGARYIKNGPWQEHIVIDGNLITGQNPQSSALFTKAVIDNLNT; translated from the coding sequence ATGAACACAAAAAAGATTTTAATTATTGTTACTAATGTAGATGCTATAGATAAAAATCATCCTACAGGTGTTTGGCTGGAAGAGTTTTCCATTCCTTATAATAAATTTCTAAGGGCAAATTATGATATGACAATAGCCAGTCCGATAGGCGGTAAAGCACCAGTTGATCCCTTGAGTATTCCCGAAAAACTACCTAAAGAATGGCAGCCGGCTTTAGATATTTTAAACGATACAAAACCACTTGCTGATATTCCATATGAAAATTTTGATGCTGTTATCATCCCTGGAGGACATGGTCCCATGCTTGACTTAGCCAAAAATACGTTAGTAGCAAAAATCATTCTTTATTTTGCCAGCAATAACAAACTCATCGCTTCCATATGCCACGGAGCTGCTGCATTAACTGCTGCTGTTGATAAAAATAATCGATCTATACTAGTTGATCGAAATATAACTGGTTTTACTAATGAAGAAGAATCCTTTACCAAATTGGATAAAATTCTGCCGTTTTCTTTAGAGGATAAGCTTAAACAACTAGGCGCCAGATATATAAAAAATGGCCCATGGCAGGAACACATAGTTATTGATGGCAATCTTATCACCGGACAAAATCCTCAGTCCAGTGCTTTGTTTACCAAGGCTGTCATTGACAATCTGAATACCTGA
- a CDS encoding EFR1 family ferrodoxin (N-terminal region resembles flavodoxins. C-terminal ferrodoxin region binds two 4Fe-4S clusters.), producing the protein MKTTAIYFSPTETSKKGAVAIADVLQPDAAKVDITIGQEMVEKKFSSEDLVIFGAPVYSGRIFKGIKQRLQAVQGNNTPCVVTVTYGNRDYDDALLELADIVKEKGFLPVAGAALIGQHTYGEIQVGRPDKNDINEDKKFAAKVLTKLQSGQKNTVKLPGNPDYIHNDGGNGGKFRPLTDEKKCVQCGICAQQCPEGAIDMADYSKIDNNKCIACFRCIRICPTGAKNMDTPEYKNFAADFSRKLSQPRKNEYFI; encoded by the coding sequence ATGAAAACAACAGCAATTTATTTTTCACCAACGGAAACTTCTAAAAAGGGGGCAGTTGCTATAGCTGATGTCCTGCAGCCTGATGCCGCTAAAGTAGATATAACAATAGGACAGGAAATGGTTGAAAAGAAATTTTCTTCAGAAGATTTGGTAATATTTGGTGCCCCGGTTTATAGTGGACGAATTTTTAAAGGAATCAAGCAGAGACTTCAGGCTGTACAGGGAAATAATACGCCATGTGTGGTAACGGTAACTTATGGAAACAGGGATTATGATGATGCTTTACTCGAACTAGCTGATATTGTAAAAGAAAAAGGATTTTTACCAGTTGCGGGAGCGGCATTGATCGGGCAGCATACTTACGGAGAAATTCAGGTAGGACGTCCTGATAAAAATGATATAAATGAAGATAAAAAATTTGCGGCAAAAGTTTTAACTAAACTACAATCAGGCCAGAAAAATACTGTAAAACTGCCGGGAAATCCAGATTATATACATAATGATGGCGGGAATGGTGGTAAATTCAGGCCGCTTACGGATGAAAAAAAGTGTGTGCAGTGTGGAATTTGTGCCCAGCAATGTCCTGAAGGAGCCATAGATATGGCAGATTACAGCAAAATAGATAATAATAAGTGTATTGCTTGTTTCCGCTGTATACGTATTTGTCCAACAGGTGCTAAGAATATGGATACACCGGAATATAAAAATTTTGCAGCTGATTTTAGCAGGAAATTATCGCAGCCGCGTAAGAATGAATACTTTATTTAG
- a CDS encoding DUF134 domain-containing protein, translated as MARPKKWRKVCCLPKQNRYGPLMGGRMAEESINMTIDEYETIRLIDLEEFTQEDCAKQMNIARTTVQGIYNSARMKLADSLVNGKILLIKGGEYELCDGLEEFCRCGGCHKHRCAALLQQEREKR; from the coding sequence ATGGCCAGACCGAAAAAATGGCGAAAAGTATGCTGTTTGCCAAAACAAAACAGATATGGGCCTTTAATGGGCGGAAGAATGGCAGAAGAAAGTATAAATATGACAATTGACGAATATGAAACAATTCGTCTAATAGATTTGGAAGAATTTACGCAGGAGGACTGTGCTAAGCAAATGAATATAGCACGGACAACTGTTCAAGGGATATATAATAGTGCCAGAATGAAACTGGCTGATTCACTGGTAAATGGAAAAATATTGCTTATAAAAGGCGGTGAATATGAACTGTGTGATGGACTGGAAGAGTTTTGCAGATGTGGTGGCTGCCATAAGCACAGATGTGCAGCACTTTTGCAGCAGGAAAGAGAAAAAAGATAG
- a CDS encoding NifB/NifX family molybdenum-iron cluster-binding protein: MKIAVASENEMVAGHFGHCSNFNIFDVEDKKIVNSESVANPGHKPGFLPVFLGDKGVEVIISGGMGQGAIDIFNKKNIEVVTGAAGKAEKAVMDYINGALISNGSVCNKHEHHDECHE, translated from the coding sequence ATGAAAATAGCAGTTGCTAGTGAAAATGAAATGGTTGCAGGACATTTTGGTCATTGTTCAAATTTTAATATTTTTGATGTGGAAGATAAAAAAATTGTTAATAGTGAATCTGTAGCTAATCCGGGACACAAACCAGGATTTTTGCCGGTATTTTTAGGAGATAAAGGCGTTGAGGTAATAATTTCTGGTGGTATGGGACAGGGAGCCATTGATATATTTAATAAGAAAAACATTGAAGTAGTGACAGGTGCTGCCGGAAAAGCAGAAAAGGCAGTTATGGATTATATAAATGGAGCACTTATTTCTAACGGTTCAGTGTGCAATAAACATGAACATCATGATGAATGCCACGAATGA
- a CDS encoding ATP-binding protein: MKQLLILSGKGGTGKTTVAGALIELSKAKALADCDVDAPNLHLITKMQGQFATTPFYGMDKASIDQKRCIKCGACVDNCRFTAISDDYVVDPYACEGCGVCQLVCKYAAVTLKPFIAGKLMLYKKNKLFSTAELKMGSGNSGLLVDSVKKQLIKNSTDEKFAIIDGSPGIGCPVIASLNGADMVLIVAEASVSGVNDMKRIIKTARRFQIEIAVCINKYDVNDVETKKIEKFCTKENLLLAGKIPFDKKIVEAVNKGVSIVNIGDSKAGAAIYDLFNNIKTFFAV, from the coding sequence ATGAAACAGCTTTTAATTCTTAGTGGCAAAGGTGGTACCGGCAAAACTACAGTAGCTGGCGCTCTTATTGAGCTATCAAAGGCAAAAGCTTTAGCGGATTGCGATGTGGACGCACCCAATCTGCACCTGATTACCAAAATGCAGGGGCAATTTGCAACAACACCTTTTTATGGCATGGATAAAGCATCTATAGATCAGAAACGATGCATAAAATGCGGTGCCTGTGTAGATAACTGTAGATTTACAGCAATAAGTGATGACTATGTGGTAGATCCATATGCATGCGAAGGCTGCGGAGTGTGTCAGCTGGTCTGTAAATATGCGGCAGTAACATTGAAACCATTTATTGCCGGTAAACTGATGCTATATAAAAAAAATAAACTTTTTTCTACGGCAGAATTAAAAATGGGCAGCGGAAATTCAGGGTTATTGGTAGATAGTGTGAAAAAGCAGCTTATAAAAAATAGTACAGATGAAAAATTTGCTATCATTGATGGGTCGCCAGGAATAGGATGTCCGGTCATAGCGTCTTTAAACGGGGCAGATATGGTTTTAATAGTTGCAGAAGCTTCTGTTTCCGGAGTTAATGATATGAAACGCATTATTAAAACAGCACGGCGATTTCAAATTGAAATAGCAGTGTGTATCAATAAATACGATGTAAATGATGTAGAAACTAAAAAAATAGAAAAATTTTGTACTAAGGAAAACCTATTATTGGCAGGGAAAATTCCTTTTGATAAAAAAATAGTCGAGGCTGTTAATAAAGGTGTGTCTATAGTGAATATTGGAGATAGTAAGGCTGGTGCAGCAATATATGATTTGTTCAATAATATAAAAACATTTTTTGCTGTTTAA
- a CDS encoding nucleotide-binding protein — protein sequence MNIAVLSGKGGTGKTLVSVNLAAAAKESVYIDCDVEEPNGMLFFKPDQIIKEPVTVKIPEIDRKKCIGCRKCIDFCKFNALAYIRKNVLVFEELCHSCGGCIIACPQGAVNEKNKSIGEICSGISEHVKVFTGEMNIGETSGVPIIKKLLLTAGKQDTLYTFIDCPPGSACTTMESIKDADYCILVAESTLFGLHNFEMVYKLVKFFSKRCGVILNKCDENIINPVESFCKKENIEILGKIFYDRELATMNTAGLILSRTSEKYGSLFEQLLQTVVGKI from the coding sequence ATGAATATTGCGGTACTGAGCGGTAAAGGCGGTACCGGAAAAACGCTGGTATCAGTCAACTTGGCAGCCGCGGCAAAAGAATCTGTTTATATTGATTGTGATGTGGAAGAACCAAATGGAATGTTGTTTTTTAAGCCAGACCAGATAATAAAAGAACCGGTTACAGTAAAAATACCGGAGATTGATAGAAAAAAGTGCATAGGATGTCGAAAGTGTATCGATTTTTGTAAATTTAATGCATTAGCATATATTAGAAAGAATGTGCTTGTGTTTGAAGAATTATGTCATTCCTGCGGAGGCTGTATAATAGCGTGTCCGCAGGGAGCTGTGAATGAAAAAAATAAGAGCATTGGGGAGATATGTTCAGGAATATCGGAACATGTAAAAGTGTTTACAGGAGAAATGAATATAGGAGAAACCTCAGGAGTTCCTATTATAAAAAAATTATTGCTGACAGCAGGAAAACAGGACACACTTTATACATTTATTGATTGCCCGCCTGGGAGTGCATGTACTACAATGGAAAGTATTAAGGATGCTGATTATTGTATATTGGTAGCAGAATCAACGCTGTTTGGCCTGCATAATTTTGAAATGGTTTATAAACTGGTGAAGTTTTTCTCTAAACGGTGTGGTGTGATTTTAAATAAATGCGATGAAAATATAATTAACCCAGTAGAAAGCTTCTGTAAAAAAGAAAATATAGAAATATTGGGAAAAATATTTTATGATCGGGAATTAGCAACAATGAATACTGCTGGGCTGATTCTTAGTAGAACATCAGAAAAATATGGTAGTTTATTTGAGCAATTATTACAGACAGTTGTGGGGAAAATATGA
- a CDS encoding NifB/NifX family molybdenum-iron cluster-binding protein, which translates to MKITIPADDKTVQSKVSQTFGRARYFIIYNTEAKTSRCIENKAASSQGGAGIKAAQIVADNGGEVLITPQCGQNAADVLQEANIKVYKSIEGTVEQNITDFTAGRLAVINGFHEGYHGGK; encoded by the coding sequence GTGAAAATAACAATACCGGCAGATGATAAGACCGTTCAGAGCAAGGTGAGCCAGACATTTGGCAGAGCCAGATATTTTATCATATATAATACGGAAGCCAAAACCAGCCGTTGCATAGAAAACAAAGCGGCGTCTAGTCAGGGCGGCGCAGGAATAAAAGCAGCTCAAATAGTTGCCGATAATGGTGGTGAAGTTTTAATAACACCGCAGTGTGGACAAAATGCAGCTGATGTCTTACAGGAAGCAAACATAAAAGTATACAAGAGTATAGAAGGAACAGTTGAACAGAATATTACTGACTTTACTGCGGGCAGATTAGCGGTTATTAATGGTTTCCATGAAGGCTATCATGGGGGAAAATAA
- a CDS encoding L-cysteine desulfidase family protein, which translates to MKKEQYDNYINILKEELLPAMGCTEPIAIAYAAAKAREVLGNMPESLIVRCSGNIIKNVKGVVVPNSGGQKGVKAAAILGMLAGRADMQLEVISTVSPADRDNAKYLCGLGICQCELQENEENLFIRVEVVRKNESAAVEIRSQHNHIARIERNGKVTFEQKDLAVSSSGDKSKLNIKDIIEFANKVDLSAVEEVITRQIKYNSAISEEGLSHEWGAQVGRTLRECGDDIRTKAKAAAAAGSDARMNGCALPVIINSGSGNQGIACTMPVLVYARAIKADREKLYRALLLTNLIAIHQKRFIGNLSAYCGAVSAGAAAACGIAYLHGADETTIGMTLTNTLGTTAGIVCDGAKASCAAKIASAVEAGILGYEMACRGRVFPFGEGLVEGNYEQTIRNIGRMGKVGMKATDIEILHIMLGK; encoded by the coding sequence ATGAAAAAGGAACAATATGATAATTATATAAATATATTGAAAGAAGAACTGCTTCCAGCAATGGGCTGTACAGAACCTATAGCTATAGCATATGCAGCAGCAAAAGCACGGGAAGTACTTGGTAATATGCCGGAATCACTTATAGTGCGGTGTAGTGGTAATATTATAAAAAATGTAAAAGGTGTGGTTGTGCCGAATTCCGGGGGACAAAAGGGGGTAAAGGCAGCAGCAATACTGGGAATGCTGGCGGGAAGAGCTGATATGCAGCTTGAGGTTATCAGCACAGTTTCTCCTGCGGATAGGGACAATGCAAAATATTTATGCGGTCTGGGTATCTGCCAATGTGAGCTGCAGGAAAATGAAGAAAATCTGTTTATTCGTGTTGAAGTTGTGCGTAAAAATGAATCAGCAGCTGTAGAAATACGATCACAGCACAATCATATAGCCAGAATAGAAAGAAATGGTAAGGTCACATTTGAACAAAAAGATTTAGCAGTTAGCAGCAGTGGAGATAAATCAAAACTGAATATAAAAGATATAATAGAATTTGCTAATAAAGTAGATTTATCAGCAGTAGAAGAAGTTATTACCAGACAAATAAAATATAATAGTGCTATTTCAGAAGAAGGGCTCAGCCATGAATGGGGAGCACAAGTAGGCCGTACTTTGCGGGAATGTGGTGATGATATTAGGACAAAAGCCAAGGCTGCTGCTGCAGCAGGATCAGATGCCAGAATGAATGGCTGTGCCCTGCCGGTAATAATTAATTCCGGCAGCGGCAATCAGGGAATAGCCTGTACGATGCCGGTACTTGTTTATGCCCGCGCGATAAAAGCTGATAGGGAAAAATTGTATAGAGCATTATTGCTTACCAATCTTATTGCTATACACCAAAAACGATTTATAGGTAATTTATCCGCGTATTGCGGAGCAGTATCGGCTGGAGCCGCTGCAGCCTGCGGCATTGCTTATTTGCATGGAGCGGATGAAACGACGATTGGCATGACTTTAACAAATACGCTGGGAACAACAGCCGGGATAGTCTGTGATGGAGCAAAAGCTTCCTGCGCGGCTAAAATAGCCAGTGCTGTTGAAGCAGGGATACTAGGTTATGAAATGGCATGCCGGGGACGAGTGTTTCCTTTTGGTGAGGGCCTTGTTGAAGGAAATTATGAGCAGACGATACGAAACATAGGAAGAATGGGAAAAGTCGGCATGAAAGCAACTGATATAGAAATTTTACATATCATGCTGGGAAAATAA
- a CDS encoding aspartate/glutamate racemase family protein gives MKKIGLLGGMSWESTVTYYQKINEMIKNKLGGLHSAEIILYSVDFAEIEECQAKGDWTRTAEILSAAASALEKAGADFIVLCTNTMHKIVPQLEKNINIPVLHIAEATAIELLKRDIHKVALLGTKYTMQQDFYKEKLEKHGINVIIPENNDVDVVNQIIYEELCKGIISDESRRKYLSVIDKLALEHIGGVILGCTEIGLLLHQSDTKLPIFDTTLIHAAKAVEISLK, from the coding sequence ATGAAAAAAATCGGGTTATTAGGTGGTATGAGCTGGGAAAGTACGGTGACTTATTATCAGAAAATAAATGAAATGATAAAAAATAAACTGGGAGGGCTGCATTCGGCAGAAATAATTTTATATAGTGTTGATTTTGCGGAAATAGAAGAGTGCCAAGCAAAAGGGGACTGGACAAGAACGGCAGAGATTTTGTCAGCGGCGGCGTCAGCCCTGGAAAAAGCGGGTGCTGATTTTATTGTATTGTGTACAAATACGATGCATAAAATTGTTCCTCAGCTGGAGAAAAATATTAATATTCCTGTTTTACATATTGCAGAAGCAACAGCTATCGAGCTATTGAAAAGAGATATACATAAAGTGGCTCTTTTAGGTACTAAGTATACGATGCAGCAGGATTTTTATAAGGAAAAGCTGGAAAAACACGGAATTAATGTGATAATACCTGAAAATAATGATGTAGATGTTGTTAATCAAATAATATATGAAGAATTATGTAAGGGAATTATCAGTGATGAATCAAGGAGAAAATATCTTTCAGTGATTGATAAATTGGCACTGGAACATATTGGCGGGGTTATTTTGGGATGTACAGAAATAGGTCTTTTGTTACACCAGTCAGATACGAAACTGCCTATTTTTGACACGACACTGATCCATGCGGCAAAAGCGGTAGAAATTTCATTAAAATAA
- a CDS encoding aminotransferase-like domain-containing protein produces MSINSFADYPMSWQPVIEKKGVIYRNLAQQLETDIKTGVLLPGTKMPPQRELADFLDINLSTITKAFKICILKGLLSTCIGSGTYVSYDALSNMYLLPDTRGKKVISLGATRPDKESYEQINIQLQKMLKEADYAKWFDYGNTDEMYWHRKAGVLLIEKEGFKTCVNNVFLTSGGQNALMAALFSICKHGDRIGADPETYPGLKTAAGMLGIQIVSIRHDKNDEMDERSLIYACEHDNIKALYVMPQYQNPTAHNMTEKIRRKIAAIAQTYKIYIIEDATYNLSITKKSVPIAKLLPEQTFFIAGLSKALAPGLRLAYISVPENNREHIRNALYNMIVTVSPLMSELAARMIVSGQMKKIVEQHQKENNYRNKIVDEILSDFDCRGDKNCLFRWLLLPSSITGKQLEGMALKAGVQVFAAERFAVGKSRPTRAVRISVCAPQSIEDLKKGLFILRDMLNNCMPYK; encoded by the coding sequence ATGTCAATAAATTCTTTTGCAGATTATCCAATGAGCTGGCAACCAGTAATTGAAAAGAAAGGAGTTATTTATAGAAATTTAGCCCAACAGTTGGAAACGGATATAAAGACAGGTGTATTATTGCCGGGGACAAAGATGCCACCGCAAAGAGAATTAGCTGATTTTCTCGATATTAATTTAAGTACAATTACAAAAGCTTTCAAGATTTGTATACTTAAGGGACTTCTAAGTACCTGCATTGGTAGTGGTACATATGTTTCTTATGATGCTTTATCGAATATGTATCTTTTACCTGATACCAGAGGGAAAAAAGTTATTTCATTAGGAGCAACACGGCCTGATAAAGAGTCTTATGAACAAATTAACATTCAATTGCAGAAAATGCTTAAAGAGGCAGATTATGCAAAATGGTTTGATTATGGCAATACAGATGAAATGTACTGGCATAGAAAAGCGGGTGTCTTACTGATAGAAAAAGAAGGTTTTAAAACTTGTGTCAATAATGTATTTTTGACAAGTGGCGGGCAGAATGCCTTAATGGCAGCACTTTTTTCTATATGTAAACATGGTGATCGCATTGGAGCTGATCCTGAGACTTATCCAGGACTTAAAACAGCTGCCGGTATGTTGGGGATACAAATAGTTTCTATCAGACATGATAAAAATGATGAAATGGATGAAAGAAGTTTAATTTATGCTTGTGAACACGATAATATTAAGGCTCTTTATGTAATGCCGCAGTACCAAAATCCTACAGCGCATAATATGACGGAAAAAATAAGGCGGAAGATAGCAGCTATTGCTCAAACTTATAAAATATATATAATTGAAGATGCTACATATAATTTATCAATAACTAAAAAAAGTGTTCCTATAGCAAAACTATTGCCTGAACAGACTTTTTTTATTGCAGGGTTATCAAAAGCTTTGGCCCCTGGATTACGATTGGCATATATTTCTGTTCCAGAAAACAACCGTGAACATATACGCAATGCATTATATAATATGATAGTCACTGTATCGCCGCTGATGAGTGAATTGGCTGCGAGAATGATAGTGTCAGGACAGATGAAGAAAATTGTAGAGCAGCATCAAAAGGAAAATAATTATCGTAATAAAATAGTTGATGAAATTTTGTCAGACTTCGATTGCCGCGGCGATAAGAACTGTTTATTTCGCTGGCTATTGCTGCCTTCATCAATTACAGGAAAACAATTGGAAGGGATGGCTTTAAAAGCAGGAGTGCAGGTTTTTGCCGCAGAACGATTTGCGGTTGGCAAGAGCAGGCCGACGCGGGCGGTGAGGATATCTGTATGTGCACCACAGTCGATAGAAGATTTGAAAAAAGGATTATTCATTTTACGTGATATGTTAAATAATTGTATGCCATACAAATAA
- a CDS encoding methyl-accepting chemotaxis protein, translated as MLGFLKKDHPCDEAVCILQTVEKKMNGDASADLNDLEIEYPIHQEMLARFDKLVKNEAKMAAACKNILTVVTSLSEFDVKMTDSAHNLSKFSQKIAELSESNLAIVEQITASMNNVNENIMHTSDKMVHLSQSSEELIAKNDNSIHQIEEVNTLKTEVIADTHSMSNQIEHLVDMADRVNDIVNGVGAIAEQTNLLALNASIEAARAGEKGKGFSVVANEIRKLADDTKGNLKNMRVFVNNIQEAAKGGRTSLTNTLNSTNLMNEKLDTISDTIKKNVSMMKNTINDVHDISKLMDQVKESADQVNQAMNISAQDAEKLHNMTQGIHDDAVKETGQAHDISEIDKKLSAIVHELFSALNGGIHALSNKEIIHSLLQAKDAHKNWMKSLKKIVDEMKLAPIQTDSQRCAFGHFYHAITIKQPDIQKKWAAIDSSHNQLHTTGKKVLTAVENNDSAEAKKLYNEADQLSHEIFTKIDATIAAIDQKDARGQEILQK; from the coding sequence ATGCTGGGATTTTTAAAAAAAGACCATCCATGTGATGAAGCAGTCTGTATTTTACAAACTGTTGAAAAAAAAATGAATGGAGATGCTTCCGCTGATCTAAATGACCTGGAAATAGAATATCCCATTCATCAGGAAATGCTGGCACGTTTTGATAAGCTTGTAAAGAATGAAGCAAAAATGGCTGCTGCCTGTAAAAACATTCTTACTGTTGTTACGTCATTAAGTGAGTTTGATGTAAAAATGACGGACTCTGCCCATAACTTATCCAAATTTTCCCAGAAGATAGCTGAACTGAGTGAATCTAATCTGGCTATTGTCGAACAAATAACGGCAAGTATGAATAATGTAAATGAAAACATCATGCACACTTCTGATAAAATGGTCCATTTATCCCAATCTTCTGAGGAACTTATCGCTAAAAACGATAACAGCATCCATCAAATTGAAGAAGTAAACACTTTAAAAACAGAAGTCATTGCTGATACCCATTCTATGAGCAATCAAATTGAGCATTTAGTTGATATGGCTGACCGGGTAAATGATATCGTAAATGGTGTAGGGGCAATCGCAGAGCAGACAAACCTGCTGGCACTCAATGCATCTATTGAAGCCGCCCGTGCTGGCGAAAAGGGTAAGGGATTTTCTGTTGTTGCTAATGAAATACGTAAATTAGCTGATGATACCAAGGGAAACCTTAAAAACATGCGTGTATTTGTCAATAATATCCAGGAAGCTGCCAAAGGCGGCAGGACTAGTCTTACTAATACTTTGAATTCTACCAATTTAATGAATGAAAAACTAGATACAATTTCCGATACCATCAAAAAAAATGTTTCCATGATGAAAAATACTATTAATGATGTCCACGATATATCCAAATTAATGGATCAGGTAAAGGAATCTGCTGACCAGGTCAACCAGGCAATGAATATTTCTGCCCAGGATGCAGAAAAACTGCATAATATGACACAAGGTATTCATGATGATGCCGTAAAAGAAACCGGTCAGGCACATGATATTTCAGAAATTGATAAAAAGCTCAGTGCTATTGTCCATGAATTGTTCTCAGCACTTAACGGTGGTATACATGCTCTTTCCAATAAAGAAATAATTCACAGTCTACTTCAGGCAAAAGACGCTCATAAAAATTGGATGAAGAGCCTAAAAAAAATAGTTGATGAAATGAAACTGGCTCCTATCCAGACAGACTCGCAGCGCTGTGCATTTGGTCATTTTTACCATGCCATTACCATAAAACAGCCTGATATCCAAAAAAAATGGGCGGCTATTGATTCATCCCATAATCAATTACACACAACTGGGAAAAAAGTTCTTACTGCTGTAGAAAATAATGATTCGGCTGAAGCTAAAAAATTATATAATGAAGCTGACCAGCTTTCCCATGAAATATTTACTAAAATAGATGCCACTATCGCTGCTATAGACCAAAAAGATGCTCGTGGACAGGAAATTTTACAAAAATAA
- a CDS encoding DUF362 domain-containing protein, translating to MAYEITAACRACGKCARNCPAGAIKKSDSIYKIDTALCIECGKCYSLCPFQAIAVVGNSDTVVQPVHNTEKNILSEQKNNSQNVSGQGCNCFNQRTSKAAADSGTFSRLKRYFSGKKCGRGNRRRRKFR from the coding sequence ATGGCTTATGAAATAACAGCAGCATGCCGGGCTTGTGGCAAGTGTGCGCGTAATTGTCCTGCCGGGGCAATAAAAAAAAGTGACAGCATATATAAAATAGATACAGCTTTATGTATAGAATGCGGAAAATGTTATTCTTTATGTCCTTTTCAGGCAATTGCGGTAGTAGGAAACAGTGATACTGTTGTTCAGCCTGTGCATAATACTGAAAAAAATATATTATCGGAACAAAAAAACAATAGTCAGAATGTAAGTGGTCAGGGATGTAACTGTTTTAATCAGAGAACTTCAAAAGCAGCGGCAGACTCGGGTACTTTCTCCCGGCTTAAAAGATATTTCAGTGGGAAAAAATGCGGACGGGGTAACAGACGGCGGCGTAAATTCCGCTAA